One window of Aggregicoccus sp. 17bor-14 genomic DNA carries:
- the pnp gene encoding polyribonucleotide nucleotidyltransferase — protein sequence MHLKKSIKIGEAELSIETGHLAKQADGSVVVRYGDTMLLVTAVSAREKKDIDFLPLTVEYTEKLYSAGRIPGSYFKREGRLTEKETLASRIVDRSCRPLFPDGYAYEIQIIAGVISSDPEHEGDIHGITGASAALMCSDIPFNGPIAGIRVGRVDGKYVAYPTAKQREASDIDLVMAVSREAIVMVEGGAEEVSEADMVGALEFGKQAVQPVLELQEQMRKELGKQTRSYDKLPSHDEALKARVKELAQAGIAAGYGIKEKAARYTALGQAKKDAVAKLKEQMGAEFTPAVEKSAKAIIEDLKYDHMRALTVNGGRIGDRPHNGVRQITCEVDVLPRTHGSAVFTRGETQALVVATLGTSDDEQRLELLSGMAFKRFLLHYNFPPFSVNETKPLRGPGRREIGHGALAERALRNMLPASDKFPYMVRLVSDILESNGSSSMASVCGGTLALMAAGVPIKAPVAGIAMGLVKEGEKIAILSDILGDEDHLGDMDFKVCGTSKGITSIQMDIKITGLTTEIMSRALEQARQGRLHILGEMLKALPEPRKEISQYAPRITTIQIRPEYIKNVIGPGGKVIKDIIARTGAAINIEDSGRVDIASANGDAVKAAIAMIQALTREAEIGKIYTGTVRKIAEFGAFVELFPGTDGLIHISELSDKRVKSVSDVLNEGDEVLVKVVSIDKTGKIRLSRKEAMAERAAAANAAAGTPAPATEAPKA from the coding sequence ATGCACCTGAAGAAGAGCATCAAGATCGGCGAGGCCGAGCTCAGCATCGAGACCGGCCACCTGGCCAAGCAGGCCGACGGCAGCGTCGTGGTCCGCTACGGCGACACCATGCTCCTGGTCACCGCGGTGAGCGCGCGCGAGAAGAAGGACATCGACTTCCTCCCGCTCACGGTCGAGTACACGGAGAAGCTGTACTCGGCCGGCCGCATCCCGGGCAGCTACTTCAAGCGCGAGGGCCGCCTCACCGAGAAGGAGACGCTGGCCAGCCGCATCGTGGACCGCAGCTGCCGCCCCCTCTTCCCGGACGGCTACGCGTACGAGATCCAGATCATCGCGGGCGTCATCTCCTCGGACCCCGAGCACGAGGGTGACATCCACGGCATCACCGGCGCCTCCGCGGCGCTGATGTGCTCGGACATCCCGTTCAACGGCCCCATCGCCGGCATCCGCGTGGGCCGCGTGGACGGCAAGTACGTGGCCTACCCCACCGCGAAGCAGCGCGAGGCGAGCGACATCGACCTCGTCATGGCGGTGAGCCGCGAGGCCATCGTGATGGTGGAGGGCGGCGCCGAGGAGGTCTCCGAGGCCGACATGGTCGGCGCGCTGGAGTTCGGCAAGCAGGCCGTGCAGCCCGTGCTCGAGCTGCAGGAGCAGATGCGAAAGGAGCTGGGCAAGCAGACCCGCTCCTACGACAAGCTCCCCAGCCACGACGAGGCCCTCAAGGCCCGCGTGAAGGAGCTCGCGCAGGCGGGCATCGCCGCGGGCTACGGCATCAAGGAGAAGGCGGCGCGCTACACCGCGCTCGGCCAGGCGAAGAAGGATGCCGTCGCCAAGCTCAAGGAGCAGATGGGCGCGGAGTTCACCCCGGCCGTCGAGAAGAGCGCCAAGGCGATCATCGAGGACCTCAAGTACGATCACATGCGCGCCCTCACCGTGAACGGTGGCCGCATCGGCGACCGCCCGCACAACGGCGTGCGCCAGATCACCTGCGAGGTGGACGTGCTGCCCCGCACGCACGGCAGCGCGGTGTTCACCCGCGGCGAGACCCAGGCGCTCGTGGTGGCCACGCTGGGCACCAGCGACGATGAGCAGCGCCTCGAGCTGCTGAGCGGGATGGCCTTCAAGCGCTTCCTGCTGCACTACAACTTCCCGCCCTTCAGCGTGAACGAGACCAAGCCGCTGCGCGGCCCGGGTCGCCGCGAGATCGGCCACGGTGCGCTCGCCGAGCGCGCGCTGCGCAACATGCTGCCGGCGAGCGACAAGTTCCCGTACATGGTGCGCCTCGTCTCGGACATCCTCGAGTCCAACGGCTCCTCCTCGATGGCGTCCGTGTGCGGTGGCACGCTCGCGCTGATGGCGGCGGGCGTCCCCATCAAGGCGCCGGTGGCCGGCATCGCCATGGGCCTGGTGAAGGAGGGCGAGAAGATCGCCATCCTCTCGGACATCCTCGGTGACGAGGACCACCTGGGCGACATGGACTTCAAGGTGTGCGGCACCTCGAAGGGCATCACGTCCATCCAGATGGACATCAAGATCACCGGCCTCACCACGGAGATCATGAGCCGCGCGCTGGAGCAGGCCCGTCAGGGTCGCCTGCACATCCTCGGCGAGATGCTCAAGGCGCTGCCCGAGCCCCGCAAGGAGATCAGCCAGTACGCGCCGCGCATCACGACCATCCAGATCCGTCCCGAGTACATCAAGAACGTCATCGGGCCGGGCGGTAAGGTCATCAAGGACATCATCGCCCGCACCGGCGCCGCGATTAACATCGAGGACTCGGGCCGCGTGGACATCGCGAGCGCGAACGGCGACGCGGTGAAGGCCGCCATCGCGATGATCCAGGCGCTCACCCGCGAGGCGGAGATCGGCAAGATCTACACCGGCACCGTCCGGAAGATCGCCGAGTTCGGCGCCTTCGTGGAGCTGTTCCCCGGCACCGACGGCCTCATCCACATCTCGGAGCTGAGCGACAAGCGCGTGAAGAGCGTGTCCGACGTGCTCAACGAGGGCGACGAGGTGCTGGTGAAGGTCGTCAGCATCGACAAGACCGGCAAGATCCGCCTCAGCCGCAAGGAGGCGATGGCCGAGCGCGCCGCCGCCGCCAACGCGGCCGCCGGCACGCCCGCTCCCGCCACCGAGGCCCCCAAGGCCTAG
- a CDS encoding DUF924 family protein has product MTAPQAEEVLEFWFGEQRNDTAWLAERNRLWFGGDADTDARIRERFLSVTEAARAGALDEWATEPRGLLALVILLDQFSRTLYRGTAGAFDADLAARALVHRAHAQGWMEGYTPLERIFLAMPLMHSEALGEQDACVAAFERLVERCEGPLADTMRNSLDYARRHRDVVQRFGRFPHRNDALGRPSTAEEMEFLKQPGSRF; this is encoded by the coding sequence ATGACGGCGCCACAGGCGGAAGAGGTCCTCGAGTTCTGGTTCGGCGAGCAGCGAAACGACACGGCCTGGCTCGCGGAGAGGAACCGGCTCTGGTTCGGAGGAGACGCGGACACGGATGCGCGCATCCGCGAGCGCTTCCTCTCGGTGACGGAGGCGGCGCGCGCGGGGGCGTTGGATGAATGGGCCACGGAGCCGCGCGGACTGCTCGCGCTGGTCATCCTGCTCGACCAGTTCTCGCGCACGCTGTACCGGGGAACGGCGGGAGCCTTCGACGCGGATCTCGCCGCGCGTGCGCTCGTGCACCGCGCGCACGCGCAGGGGTGGATGGAGGGGTACACGCCCCTCGAGCGCATCTTCCTCGCGATGCCGCTCATGCACTCGGAGGCGCTCGGAGAGCAGGACGCGTGCGTGGCCGCGTTCGAGCGGCTCGTGGAGAGGTGCGAGGGGCCACTCGCGGACACGATGCGCAACTCGCTCGATTACGCGCGCAGGCACCGCGATGTGGTGCAGCGCTTCGGCCGCTTTCCCCATCGCAACGATGCGCTGGGACGGCCGTCCACTGCCGAGGAGATGGAGTTCCTGAAGCAACCGGGCAGCAGGTTCTGA
- the rbfA gene encoding 30S ribosome-binding factor RbfA, translating to MSTHSRPDRVGQEIQAAIGDILSRGNLRDPRIGYITVTGVKVSPDLRVAQVFYSMIGDEKARKETQAGLDAAKGYVRREVTRAVQLRVSPEVFFTFDASVGEGDKIDRLLREVKEKEGWK from the coding sequence ATGAGCACGCATTCGAGACCGGATCGGGTGGGGCAGGAGATCCAGGCCGCCATCGGGGACATCCTCTCCCGCGGCAACCTGCGCGACCCGCGCATCGGCTACATCACCGTCACCGGCGTGAAGGTGAGCCCGGACCTGCGCGTGGCGCAGGTCTTCTACTCCATGATTGGAGACGAGAAGGCGCGCAAGGAGACCCAGGCGGGGCTGGACGCCGCCAAGGGCTACGTGCGCCGCGAGGTGACGCGCGCGGTGCAGCTGCGCGTGTCCCCCGAGGTGTTCTTCACCTTCGACGCCTCGGTGGGCGAGGGCGACAAGATCGACCGCCTCCTGCGCGAGGTGAAGGAGAAGGAGGGCTGGAAGTAG
- the truB gene encoding tRNA pseudouridine(55) synthase TruB — translation MDGVLVIDKPKGPTSFDVVRQVRSFLRIKKVGHTGTLDPMATGVLPLCLGEATKIAGHILEGDKAYEATVRLGAETDTQDAEGKVVAEAPVPPLSRALLEPALARFRGSFDQLPPMYSAVKVDGKRLYELAREGKDVERAARTVTVHELVLRDFSATELKLSVRCSKGFFVRTLAFDLGRALGCGAHLTALRRTASGPFLLAHALPLAQLQELSAEALAARLVPMEQALSELPALQVSASEAVKVSHGLPLELGEGRAPAGKLRVMSPEGRLLAVAEAAAGRLRYLRVMV, via the coding sequence ATGGACGGCGTGCTCGTCATCGACAAGCCCAAGGGCCCCACGTCCTTCGACGTGGTCCGCCAGGTGCGCTCGTTCCTGCGCATCAAGAAGGTGGGGCACACCGGCACGCTGGATCCCATGGCCACCGGCGTGCTCCCGCTCTGCCTCGGCGAGGCCACGAAGATCGCCGGCCACATCCTCGAGGGCGACAAGGCCTACGAGGCCACCGTGCGCCTGGGCGCCGAGACGGACACCCAGGACGCGGAAGGCAAGGTCGTCGCCGAGGCCCCGGTGCCGCCGCTCAGCCGCGCGCTGCTCGAGCCCGCGCTCGCGCGCTTTCGCGGCTCCTTCGACCAGCTGCCCCCGATGTACTCGGCCGTCAAGGTGGACGGAAAGCGCCTCTACGAGCTCGCGCGCGAGGGCAAGGACGTGGAGCGCGCCGCGCGCACCGTCACCGTGCACGAGCTCGTGCTGCGCGACTTCAGCGCCACCGAGCTCAAGCTCTCCGTGCGCTGCTCGAAGGGCTTCTTCGTGCGCACTCTCGCCTTCGACCTGGGCCGCGCGCTCGGCTGCGGCGCGCACCTCACGGCGCTGCGGCGCACCGCGAGCGGCCCCTTCCTGCTCGCGCACGCGCTGCCGCTCGCGCAGCTGCAGGAGCTCTCTGCCGAGGCGCTCGCCGCGCGGCTGGTCCCGATGGAGCAGGCCCTGAGCGAGCTGCCCGCGCTGCAGGTGAGCGCCTCCGAGGCCGTGAAGGTCAGCCACGGCCTGCCGCTCGAGCTGGGCGAGGGCCGCGCTCCGGCCGGAAAGCTCCGGGTGATGTCACCCGAAGGACGCCTGCTCGCCGTGGCCGAGGCCGCCGCGGGACGGCTCCGTTACCTCCGTGTGATGGTCTGA
- a CDS encoding M23 family metallopeptidase: MREPTPSSWRSLRGLLDLVMAVLCLWVAYHHTPAGALLRRTAAWMTGTRSTARPLLAYYEGQGAAAILSNALAPTTPPPRTLTRPEALAAGTHLALRALQAQERGPVLSLAAELSIPQATLLDEAQGPAATRKLLAALDPEFPEPEARLVALFAGRTPARYALSRRGPHPSLEELAAELPPGLSAASAAAAQALALATAYGLAWPLQRSGPVTSAFGMREHPTLGRRMLHAGVDISLPVGTPVYAAEAGVVRRASEDAVNGKVLILEHGNGVTTAYLHASELLAGVGDHVARGALIARSGNTGRSTGPHLHFQLELNGQPMDPMRFRPRTTALAGPR, translated from the coding sequence ATGCGCGAGCCCACTCCCTCCAGCTGGCGAAGCCTGCGCGGCCTGCTCGACCTGGTCATGGCGGTGCTCTGCCTGTGGGTGGCCTACCACCACACGCCCGCGGGCGCGCTCCTGCGGCGCACGGCGGCGTGGATGACGGGCACGCGCAGCACCGCGCGGCCGCTGCTCGCGTACTACGAAGGGCAGGGGGCGGCGGCGATCCTCAGCAACGCGCTCGCGCCCACCACGCCGCCGCCGCGCACGCTCACCCGGCCCGAGGCGCTCGCGGCCGGCACCCACCTCGCGCTGCGCGCGCTGCAGGCGCAGGAGCGCGGGCCCGTGCTCTCGCTCGCGGCGGAGCTCTCCATCCCGCAGGCCACGCTGCTCGACGAGGCGCAGGGCCCCGCAGCCACGCGCAAGCTGCTCGCGGCGCTGGATCCCGAGTTCCCCGAGCCGGAGGCGCGACTCGTGGCGCTCTTCGCGGGGCGCACGCCTGCGCGCTATGCGCTCTCGCGCCGTGGGCCTCACCCGAGCCTGGAGGAGCTCGCGGCGGAGCTTCCTCCGGGGCTGAGCGCCGCGAGCGCTGCGGCCGCCCAGGCGCTCGCGCTGGCGACGGCGTACGGACTTGCCTGGCCGTTGCAACGCAGTGGCCCGGTGACGTCGGCCTTCGGGATGCGCGAGCACCCGACGCTGGGACGCCGCATGTTGCACGCGGGCGTGGACATCTCGCTGCCGGTGGGGACGCCCGTGTACGCGGCGGAGGCCGGCGTGGTGCGCCGCGCGAGCGAGGACGCGGTGAACGGGAAGGTGCTCATCCTCGAGCACGGGAACGGCGTGACGACGGCGTACCTGCACGCCTCGGAGTTGCTCGCAGGGGTAGGGGACCACGTCGCGCGCGGAGCACTCATCGCGCGCTCAGGCAATACCGGCCGCTCCACCGGCCCGCACCTGCACTTCCAGCTCGAGCTCAACGGCCAACCGATGGACCCCATGCGCTTCCGTCCGCGAACCACGGCGCTCGCCGGCCCGCGATAA
- the rpsO gene encoding 30S ribosomal protein S15, whose product MSVHQERKAEVVTKFRTHEADTGSPEVQVALLSERITMLTEHFKTHKKDHHSRRGLLKLVGQRRRLLDYLKGKDTQRYKKLIDGLGIRK is encoded by the coding sequence ATGTCCGTGCATCAGGAGCGCAAGGCGGAAGTCGTCACGAAGTTCCGCACCCACGAGGCCGACACCGGCTCTCCCGAGGTCCAGGTGGCCCTGCTCAGCGAGCGCATCACCATGCTCACCGAGCACTTCAAGACCCACAAGAAGGACCACCACTCTCGCCGCGGTCTGCTGAAGCTGGTCGGTCAGCGCCGCCGCCTGCTGGACTACCTCAAGGGCAAGGACACCCAGCGCTACAAGAAGCTCATCGACGGCCTCGGCATCCGCAAGTAA
- a CDS encoding DUF3303 domain-containing protein: MHGASVRRMLFLVIETFRNGDARPVYRRFREQGRLAPEGLEYVNSWVTQDLKRCYQVMECEDPKLLEQWMAQWRDLVDFEVHPVLTSQQAAGAVNLA, encoded by the coding sequence GTGCACGGTGCTAGCGTCCGCCGCATGCTCTTCCTCGTCATCGAGACCTTCCGGAATGGCGATGCCCGCCCCGTCTACCGGCGCTTTCGCGAGCAGGGCCGCCTCGCGCCTGAAGGGCTCGAGTACGTGAACAGCTGGGTGACGCAGGACCTGAAGCGCTGCTACCAGGTGATGGAGTGCGAGGACCCGAAGTTGCTCGAGCAGTGGATGGCGCAGTGGCGAGACCTCGTAGACTTCGAGGTGCACCCTGTCCTGACCTCCCAGCAAGCGGCCGGAGCCGTGAACCTCGCATGA
- the dut gene encoding dUTP diphosphatase, translating to MNALTVRVRRVRAHPEPLPLPRYQTSDAAGMDLRADIEGERTLGSLERLAVPTGLAIALPRGYEGQVRPRSGLALRHGITLLNSPGTIDADYRGEVQVVLVNLSHEPFTLKRGDRIAQLVVAPVQQAELREVSLLDETERGVGGFGSTGR from the coding sequence ATGAACGCCCTCACCGTCCGCGTGCGCCGCGTGCGCGCACACCCCGAGCCCCTGCCTCTGCCGCGCTACCAGACCTCGGACGCGGCGGGCATGGACCTGCGCGCCGATATCGAAGGCGAGCGCACGCTGGGCTCTCTCGAGCGGCTGGCGGTACCTACGGGACTCGCGATTGCGCTGCCGCGCGGCTACGAGGGCCAGGTGCGCCCGCGCTCGGGGCTCGCGCTGCGCCACGGCATCACGCTGCTCAACTCCCCGGGCACCATCGACGCGGACTACCGCGGCGAGGTGCAGGTGGTGCTGGTGAACCTCTCCCACGAGCCCTTCACGCTGAAGCGCGGGGACCGGATCGCGCAGCTGGTGGTGGCCCCCGTGCAGCAAGCGGAACTCCGGGAAGTTTCGCTTCTCGATGAAACCGAGCGCGGGGTGGGTGGTTTCGGCTCCACGGGCCGGTAG
- a CDS encoding DUF503 domain-containing protein, whose protein sequence is MFVCVARLTLQIPDSGSLKAKRQILRRVTDRVKARFNVAVAEVDDNDLWQRATIGLCVVGNDRRHVDEQMEKIIHHVEEMYVAPLVSRETEILGFGDRLFAPQRPGEAVRGQLPEGAPAHDWAGDGGDGDDAPEREPSADDLIASFSANLGKGDRSLAEAEGLGSWDRRNAAARSGGRSNGNGDESPAVKRGGGDKLTLDEARARARSLRNPRDWEKK, encoded by the coding sequence ATGTTCGTCTGCGTCGCACGCCTCACCCTGCAAATCCCCGACAGCGGCTCGCTCAAGGCCAAGCGGCAGATCCTCCGCCGGGTGACCGACCGGGTGAAGGCCCGCTTCAACGTGGCCGTGGCCGAGGTCGATGACAACGATCTCTGGCAGCGGGCCACCATCGGCCTGTGCGTGGTCGGCAACGACCGGCGGCACGTGGACGAGCAGATGGAGAAGATCATCCACCACGTCGAGGAGATGTACGTCGCGCCGCTCGTGAGCCGCGAGACGGAGATCCTCGGCTTCGGCGACCGGCTCTTCGCCCCGCAGCGCCCCGGCGAGGCCGTGCGCGGCCAGCTGCCCGAAGGCGCCCCCGCGCACGACTGGGCCGGGGACGGCGGAGACGGGGACGACGCCCCGGAGCGCGAGCCCTCGGCGGACGATCTCATCGCGAGCTTCAGCGCGAACCTCGGCAAGGGCGACCGCTCCCTCGCGGAGGCAGAGGGCCTGGGCTCCTGGGACCGCCGCAACGCGGCCGCCCGCAGTGGCGGGCGCTCCAATGGCAATGGGGACGAGAGTCCCGCGGTAAAGCGGGGCGGCGGCGACAAGCTGACCCTGGACGAGGCCCGGGCGCGCGCGCGCAGCCTCCGCAACCCCCGAGACTGGGAGAAGAAATGA
- the infB gene encoding translation initiation factor IF-2, with translation MSKKRVHEIAKELKGHGIELDNKEVVTELVSLGYDVKSHSSSLEDDQATAAVQKILNKRKPQQAAPPVAAKGFVVRRKVGTHAGDGAESHAGHAPAQQHVEAPAEAPAAQYAEPAHPAAAEAPEPPAASEQAAQPEQAAAPEQSAPAAEAPSAPAAAQAPEASTQAPAEPAAPVAAAQSSAPQAQPAAEPPPAPEARPQAAAPVAAQPSSPVQEKPALPVTPPTPPVPPTVRQPSTQATPAQSQGASRPAGSGSGRPPYQSGGRPQYSSRPPMPPGGYPRAPGQAHLGPPQARPGVQVRPGGAPGAPAGTGVQVRPTGSATPAAGAPGAPAAGAPTVDPKTLRPTATQAVVISRPLIQVRRVTPTGPAKAYPLAPGKKAIGEVREFKVVPDHLGRGRELVDVSKNKDKSPRKKGTAADGTISKQEITDLVWGRVNIPLRGKKKKPTKKGAKTQITQMAEEKKVIRLQEGISLSDLGQRMGVRTGELIKKLMAGGKMATANQIIDADTAEILATDYGWRVEKVGFEVEDHLPEVQTSPADERPRPPVVTVMGHVDHGKTSLLDAIRQANVASGEAGGITQHIGAYTVKTERGEVTFLDTPGHEAFTSMRARGANVTDIVVLVVAADDGVMPQTVEAIKHAKAAEVPIVVAINKMDVPGANPDRVKKDLANYELTPEEWGGDTIMVPVSARQKTGIDLLLENLALQAEVLELTANPARPAVGAIIEAKLEKGRGPVATVLVQEGTLRVGDAIVTGTHYGRVRAMNNSRGEQAKEVLPGYSAEVVGLSGVPTAGDTINVVADERAAKEIAEHRGMKERASELGKVNRESLEDLFARTKAGGGAKELRLVIKADVQGSAEAVSQAVNKLSTPKVKVDIIHKGVGAMTETDVMLAAASKGMVVGFNVKAESGTEAAAKLQGVTLQTYSIIYELIDGVRSRMEDLLEPIRTERKLGRAEVRTTFNVPKLGTIAGSAVLDGTIKRGAFVRLIRENKQLFSGKMASLRRFKDDVKEVAQGYECGIGIENYNDLKPGDIIEAYEIEETRPSLS, from the coding sequence ATGTCGAAGAAGCGCGTCCACGAAATTGCGAAGGAGCTCAAGGGCCACGGCATTGAGCTCGACAACAAGGAGGTCGTGACCGAGCTCGTGTCGCTCGGCTACGACGTCAAGAGCCACTCGTCCTCTCTGGAGGACGACCAGGCCACCGCTGCGGTCCAGAAGATCCTCAACAAGCGCAAGCCCCAGCAGGCGGCCCCTCCGGTCGCCGCGAAGGGCTTCGTCGTGCGCCGCAAGGTGGGCACTCACGCCGGTGACGGCGCCGAGTCCCACGCGGGGCACGCGCCTGCGCAGCAGCACGTCGAGGCCCCGGCCGAGGCGCCTGCCGCGCAGTACGCCGAGCCTGCTCACCCGGCTGCCGCGGAGGCTCCCGAGCCCCCGGCTGCCTCCGAGCAGGCCGCCCAGCCCGAGCAGGCCGCAGCGCCCGAGCAGTCGGCGCCTGCAGCCGAAGCCCCCTCTGCCCCCGCGGCCGCCCAGGCCCCGGAGGCTTCCACCCAGGCGCCTGCCGAGCCCGCCGCCCCTGTCGCCGCTGCCCAGAGCAGCGCGCCGCAGGCGCAGCCGGCCGCCGAGCCGCCTCCCGCGCCGGAGGCCCGCCCGCAGGCGGCCGCCCCGGTGGCGGCGCAGCCCTCGTCCCCCGTGCAGGAGAAGCCCGCTTTGCCCGTAACCCCCCCGACCCCGCCGGTGCCCCCCACCGTGCGGCAGCCGTCCACGCAGGCCACCCCGGCGCAGAGCCAGGGTGCCTCCCGTCCTGCGGGCTCCGGCTCGGGCCGTCCTCCCTATCAGAGCGGTGGCCGTCCTCAGTACTCGAGCCGGCCCCCCATGCCGCCCGGCGGCTACCCGCGCGCTCCCGGCCAGGCCCACCTGGGCCCGCCGCAGGCACGCCCCGGCGTGCAGGTGCGCCCCGGCGGCGCCCCCGGCGCCCCGGCAGGCACCGGCGTGCAGGTGCGCCCCACCGGCTCGGCGACACCCGCGGCCGGCGCCCCCGGCGCTCCGGCAGCCGGCGCCCCCACGGTGGACCCGAAGACGCTGCGCCCCACGGCCACCCAGGCCGTCGTCATCTCGCGCCCGCTCATCCAGGTGCGCCGCGTGACGCCCACCGGCCCCGCCAAGGCCTACCCGCTCGCGCCGGGCAAGAAGGCCATCGGTGAGGTGCGCGAGTTCAAGGTCGTCCCGGATCACCTGGGCCGCGGCCGCGAGCTCGTCGACGTCAGCAAGAACAAGGACAAGAGCCCGCGCAAGAAGGGCACCGCCGCAGACGGGACCATCTCCAAGCAGGAGATCACGGACCTCGTCTGGGGCCGCGTGAACATCCCGCTGCGCGGCAAGAAGAAGAAGCCCACGAAGAAGGGCGCCAAGACCCAGATCACGCAGATGGCCGAGGAGAAGAAGGTCATCCGCCTGCAGGAGGGCATCAGCCTCTCCGACCTGGGCCAGCGCATGGGCGTGCGCACCGGCGAGCTCATCAAGAAGCTCATGGCCGGCGGCAAGATGGCCACCGCGAACCAGATCATCGACGCGGACACCGCCGAGATTCTCGCCACCGACTACGGCTGGCGCGTGGAGAAGGTGGGCTTCGAGGTGGAGGACCACCTGCCCGAGGTGCAGACCAGCCCCGCGGACGAGCGGCCCCGGCCTCCGGTGGTCACCGTCATGGGTCACGTCGACCACGGAAAGACGAGCCTCCTGGACGCCATCCGTCAGGCCAACGTGGCCAGCGGCGAGGCGGGCGGCATCACCCAGCACATCGGCGCGTACACCGTGAAGACGGAGCGCGGCGAGGTCACGTTCCTGGACACCCCGGGCCACGAGGCCTTCACCTCGATGCGCGCGCGCGGCGCCAACGTCACGGACATCGTGGTGCTGGTGGTCGCGGCGGACGACGGCGTGATGCCCCAGACCGTCGAGGCCATCAAGCACGCCAAGGCCGCGGAAGTGCCCATCGTGGTCGCCATCAACAAGATGGACGTGCCGGGCGCGAACCCCGACCGCGTGAAGAAGGACCTCGCCAACTACGAGCTCACGCCGGAAGAGTGGGGCGGCGACACCATCATGGTGCCCGTCTCCGCGCGCCAGAAGACCGGCATCGACCTGCTGCTCGAGAACCTCGCGCTGCAGGCGGAAGTCCTCGAGCTCACCGCGAACCCGGCGCGTCCCGCCGTGGGCGCGATCATCGAGGCGAAGCTGGAGAAGGGCCGCGGCCCCGTGGCCACCGTGCTGGTGCAGGAGGGCACGCTGCGCGTGGGCGATGCCATCGTCACCGGCACCCACTACGGCCGCGTGCGCGCCATGAACAACAGCCGCGGCGAGCAGGCGAAGGAAGTCCTCCCCGGCTACAGCGCCGAGGTCGTGGGCCTCTCGGGCGTGCCCACCGCCGGTGACACCATCAACGTGGTGGCCGACGAGCGCGCCGCGAAGGAGATCGCCGAGCACCGCGGCATGAAGGAGCGCGCCAGCGAGCTGGGCAAGGTCAACCGCGAGTCGCTCGAGGACCTCTTCGCGCGCACCAAGGCGGGTGGCGGCGCGAAGGAGCTGCGCCTCGTCATCAAGGCGGACGTGCAGGGCAGCGCGGAGGCCGTCAGCCAGGCGGTCAACAAGCTCTCCACGCCCAAGGTCAAGGTGGACATCATCCACAAGGGCGTGGGCGCCATGACCGAGACCGACGTGATGCTCGCGGCGGCCTCCAAGGGCATGGTGGTGGGCTTCAACGTGAAGGCCGAGTCGGGCACCGAGGCCGCTGCGAAGCTGCAGGGCGTCACGCTGCAGACCTACTCCATCATCTACGAGCTCATCGACGGCGTGCGCTCGCGCATGGAGGACCTGCTCGAGCCCATCCGCACCGAGCGCAAGCTGGGCCGCGCCGAGGTCCGTACGACCTTCAACGTCCCCAAGCTGGGCACCATCGCGGGCTCCGCGGTGCTGGACGGCACCATCAAGCGCGGCGCCTTCGTGCGCCTCATCCGCGAGAACAAGCAGCTGTTCAGCGGCAAGATGGCCAGCCTCCGCCGCTTCAAGGACGACGTGAAGGAAGTCGCCCAGGGCTACGAGTGCGGTATCGGCATCGAGAACTACAACGACCTCAAGCCCGGTGACATCATCGAGGCCTACGAGATCGAGGAGACGCGGCCCAGCCTGAGCTAG